In Arachis hypogaea cultivar Tifrunner chromosome 17, arahy.Tifrunner.gnm2.J5K5, whole genome shotgun sequence, a single window of DNA contains:
- the LOC140180628 gene encoding uncharacterized protein encodes MREEESGRERLRVKHGEEDGHAIGRDKGKSVGGIASGVKEGSSYSEPYKEAIVIKVLEKNLSYTAMFHKLKGVWRITSGYEILDVGLGYFLVKFDRMDDREKDKAMMRIASAVGRPVRVDLANKSTEWEKFARACVQINLGLPVVRSVIVDEFEYKVEYECLHLICDKCNYFGHPTSDCRVIPIELEEVDQKKTSVTKSATQMVQPQEASKEKIFEFGCNPEDSVIVVDIGEELGDMLFGKEVGSQHLGDEAGWTKVSSKKREKLSQSNKAQQTSKDKVLLHSNQKLGQNRDFGLRMRGAEPGVKTGSVGRSQACMASSKQQGMKGKAVSVAVPTFTSIIKKDTRGCALLLCRIHRRLRNALAMSASIKSANCMGRVSSRGTQTNRAITGYCSTVYANPHIHRRKKLWGDLTRIANMIYGPWIMLGDFNDVLLQSEVRGRRVKGGVQVAKKLDRAVINQDWRLMFPEAYTEVLARLHSDHCLLFTRCKMAERATKGHRPFRFQAAWMTHPLFRNVVHTDWNKRATDVVKCLLEVQKDATSFNKKVFSDIFVKKRELERLLNDDQITLESREDQQFRIKEQVLHQELNAILLQEELLWYKKYREQWVRCGDRNTQFFHLQTVIRRKRNKIHGLFLEDGCWATETLTLEMVANSFFQKLFFTREDIDLDA; translated from the exons ATGAGAGAAGAAGAGAGCGGAAGAGAGCGtttgagggtgaaacacggtgaGGAAGATGGCCATGCCATCGGAAGAGATAAGGGGAAGAGCGTGGGAGGGATTGCATCAGGTGTAAAGGAGGGATCAA GTTATTCTGAACCATACAAGGAGGCAATTGTGATTAAGGTTCTTGAAAAAAATCTTAGTTACACGGCCATGTTTCACAAACTGAAAGGGGTATGGAGGATCACCAGTGGATATGAAATCTTGGATGTGGGTTTGGGGTACTTCCTCGTCAAATTTGATCGCATGGACGATCGAGAAAAG GATAAAGCCATGATGAGAATCGCTTCTGCTGTGGGGAGACCAGTCAGGGTGGATCTGGCTAATAAGTCGACAGAGTGGGAGAAATTTGCTCGGGCTTGCGTGCAAATTAATCTTGGTTTGCCGGTGGTCCGAAGTGTGATTGTCGATGAGTTTGAATATAAGGTGGAGTATGAATGTTTACACCTTATTTGTGACAAGTGCAATTATTTCGGGCATCCAACAAGTGACTGCAGAGTGATCCCGATTGAGTTAGAAGAGGTGGATCAAAAGAAAACATCAGTGACCAAGTCGGCGACCCAGATGGTGCAACCACAGGAAGCctcaaaggagaaaatttttgaatttggatgCAATCCCGAAGATTCAGTGATAGTTGTAGATATTGGAGAGGAATTGGGTGATATGTTGTTTGGGAAGGAAGTGGGGTCCCAACATTTGGGAGATGAGGCTGGCTGGACCAAAGTCAGcagtaaaaagagagaaaaattgaGTCAATCAAACAAAGCCCAACAAACCTCTAAAGACAAAGTGTTGTTGCACTCAAATCAGAAATTGGGCCAAAATCGTGACTTTGGGCTGCGTATGAGAGGAGCTGAACCAGGGGTGAAGACCGGGTCGGTTGGCAGATCTCAAGCATGCATGGCGTCTTCCAAACAGCAAGGGATGAAGGGCAAAGCTGTCTCCGTTGCGGTGCCGACTTTCACTTCCATTATCAAAAAGGACACAAGAGGTTGCGCCCTTCTTCTTTGCAGAATTCACCGTCGACTCCGAAATGCCTTGGCGATGTCAGCAAGCATCAAATCAGCGAATTGCATGGGAAGGGTTTCTAGTAGAGGGACACAGACAAACCGAGCAATAACCGG TTACTGCAGTACGGTGTATGCTAATCCACATATACATCGGCGTAAAAAACTGTGGGGTGACTTGACAAGGATTGCTAATATGATCTACGGACCTTGGATCATGTTAGGGGACTTTAATGATGTTCTGTTGCAGAGTGAAGTTAGAGGGAG GAGGGTTAAAGGTGGGGTGCAGGTGGCTAAGAAGCTTGATAGAGCAGTCATCAACCAGGACTGGCGACTAATGTTTCCGGAGGCTTATACTGAGGTGCTAGCGCGCCTTCACTCTGATCATTGTCTGTTGTTCACTAGGTGCAAGATGGCAGAGAGGGCTACCAAGGGCCATCGTCCGTTCAGATTCCAGGCTGCATGGATGACTCATCCTCTTTTTAGGAATGTTGTTCATACAGATTGGAATAAAAGAGCTACAGATGTGGTCAAATGTTTGTTGGAGGTTCAAAAAGATGCAACTAGCTTCAATAAAAAGGTTTTTAGtgatatttttgttaagaaaagggAGCTAGAGAGGCTTTTGAATGACGATCAGATTACTCTGGAGAGTCGGGAGGATCAACAGTTTAGGATCAAAGAGCAAGTTTTACATCAGGAACTAAATGCTATCCTTCTTCAAGAAGAGCTGTTGTGGTACAAAAAATATAGAGAACAATGGGTGAGATGTGGAGACAGAAATACACAATTTTTTCATCTGCAGACGGTTATTAGGCgaaagaggaacaaaattcatgggTTGTTTTTGGAGGATGGGTGTTGGGCCACGGAGACTTTGACTCTAGAAATGGTGGcaaattctttctttcaaaaactcTTTTTTACAAGGGAGGATATTGACCTGGacgcctga